In the Mauremys mutica isolate MM-2020 ecotype Southern chromosome 13, ASM2049712v1, whole genome shotgun sequence genome, one interval contains:
- the LOC123347958 gene encoding ribonuclease-like: protein MALRGPRPLLFLTLILLAAGLAQLSEGASYRQFVTQHFDNPKTSAANDRLYCNLLMQRRGLTRFFCKRRNTFIHAPAGQLQAICAHGGTHVSLNLYDSLESFNVTTCRVLPRSRPGNCRYRAAIGNTKIRVACVKGLPVHLEPTYLP, encoded by the coding sequence ATGGCCCTGAGAGGACCCCGCCCCTTGCTCTTCCTGACCCTCATCCTGCTGGCCGCCGGCCTGGCCCAGCTCAGCGAAGGCGCCAGCTACCGGCAGTTCGTGACCCAACACTTTGACAACCCCAAGACCAGTGCTGCCAACGACCGGCTCTACTGCAACCTCCTGATGCAGCGCCGTGGCCTGACCCGCTTCTTCTGCAAACGCCGCAACACCTTCATCCATGCCCCCGCCGGCCAGCTCCAGGCCATCTGTGCCCATGGAGGGACACACGTGAGCCTCAACCTCTACGATAGCCTGGAGTCCTTCAACGTCACCACGTGCCGGGTGCTGCCCCGCTCCCGCCCGGGGAACTGTAGATACAGGGCTGCAATCGGCAACACCAAGATCCGCGTGGCCTGTGTCAAGGGGCTGCCTGTGCACTTAGAGCCAACGTACCTGCCATGA